The segment TGGTAATCCCTCCAATCGTACATCAAGCTTAAGTGATTTCTCAACCTTTGAACTCGCATTATGAATTCTCATTCTAATCATCCAGCCGTTGTCCATAACAATAAGAATTTTATTCTTAGAGCCTTCAATAAAATGGATATCATAGAACTTGTTCGGTAGTTTTAACTTTGGCATCTTTAGCTGTGGTTTAATGTTTTCTGCTGTCTGGTTCAGTGTTCCATATAAATTGAATCCTTGAATTTCAGTATATTGAGATCGTCTCTGAAGAATCGCTTTGTAAAAGTCATTTCTGCCAAGTAGGTAACTTAGCAGCCGTTTCGGGATTTCTCCTGGATGGGTCTTATCTAACCGATTTAATTCATCAATAAGTGCTTGAAGAGCTGGATAATAATATCTATCGACTTTGTTTTCAACCTGATTCCACTTTAATTTTTTTTCCTTCATTTCCGCCAATTCACTATATAAAGGAATTACTGTATCGAAATAGTCTTGGCTTGAGGAGAAACCGAACCAGGATTTACCCACATCAATAGTGGCTGACAAGCGAGAATGCTTCACTGCGTTATGGTTATTCTTACAAGATACACCGACATCCCAGCCCTCTGCCGAGCGAATGGCTACGACATCCCTGACATCTCCTTCTTGACCTTTTGAGTCATGCTGAATAGTTAAGGTGAGAGGCTGTTGACCTGTTATCAGTTTGGGTTCCAATCGGATAATGGTCTTTACACCAGCATCTGCCGCAATATCCATTTCATCTTGATCTGTTTTGGGGAAAGAATGATAAAAGCTTGCAGCGGTATCTAATTGTCTTGATGATAGTACTGATACCTTTTGTTTTGCTTCCAAGTTACGTTTAAAAGATAATAAGAAGGCGTATTCAACCGCCTTCCCATTTTTTGTTTGCGAACCGCTCGCCATTACATAGCCACCTTTTCTTTTTGTTTATGAAGAGCCTTAGTTAGTGCATTATGTAATGAATTTCCAATGACTCGAGCTAGTTCGCAAGGTACTGCATTGCCGATCTGTTGATACTTAGAAGTTAGATTGCCAGCGAACTCTATTCCTTCAGGGAAGGTCTGAATTAACGAAGCCTCTTGCCAAGAAAGTCTACGGGTTTTACCCTTACCGAACTCCCAAAGATCCCGGTCAATCTTAATCATATCAGGAGAGGAAGGATGCAAAGTAACTTGTTTTGCCATGGCAGGGATCGTGTAAGAAATTTCATCCCAATTCCGTTTCCTGTTCCGTGACATATATCTGGAACTAAAAGGTGCCTGACAAACATCTTCGGGATCTGGCTCAGGGAGGTGCTCAATAGCCTCTCTCATTGTGATTCTACCAGTTGGTAAGGGGAATGTGTATCCTTGATCAATATCCTTACGAATACCGATTAAGATGACTCTGAAACGGTCTTGAGGAACCATATAATCCGCTGCATTCAAGAGTTGGTAATAAAGGTTGTATCCCTTATCTTTGAAGTCTTTAATGATGGCCTCTAGAATCTTTCCTTCCCCAAGTGTTAGAAGTCCTTTTACATTCTCGCCGATAAAAGCGTAAGGTTGTTTTTCTTCCACAATACGAACAAATTCTCTATAAAGAACATTTCTTGAATCATCGATTTTACGTGGTCCAGCCAGGGAGAATCCTTGACATGGGAATCCACCAGTGACAATATCTGCACGGGGGATCATATCGGCTTCCAATTTAGTTACGTCTTCGCAGTGGACAATAGCTTCGGGATTCCACATTTTAAAGGTTTTACACGCATCCGCATTGATATCGTTGGCATATACAGTTTTAAATCCAGCCTGGTGCAAACCGATATCCAAGCCTCCAGCACCAGAGAATAAAGACACAACGGAAAATTTACTCATTATATTCACTCCTTAGGGTAGGGTGATCATTCAACCTTAAAGCTATTTATTCTTTTCTACTTGTCCATATATTAGTTGTTAGTTGTTATGCCTTCATTACTTTGATTATAGCAAATCACAAATTTGAATACATGTGTTTTAGATCTTATAGCATCATCCTTAGGAGTGGGTTTAGGTTTATTTTACCTTCAACTTTCGTCAAACTGGAGTTCCAAATAATATTTTCTTGGTGTTGTATTCGATTTTATATCTCAGGTTATCTATCATTTGTTACTTTCTTTAGCACATAAATTTGTTTCGATATTCACATTAATCTTTATAAGTAACCAAAATTCCGGGGTTCTTATTTCCAAGTTCTAGGTTTAATCGTAAAAGATTTATCTGGAAGAATATCTGACATCCTTGGTTCATAGAGTAATATTATCTCTTACCCCTGTTTGGAATTTAAGAGAGGTTCTGGTCTCTGTGGGAAGATTATATTCGACAACGAAATAAATTCCTTAACTAGTTGTTCAGGTTCATATTGTTTACTCAAATCGTTATTCGGCTTATCGGCACAGGCGATCACATCAACTTGAACTGAAACATGTTGAATATGAATCGGAAACGTGTATATAATAAAAAGCAAGAGAGAACGTTTGCTGGGAAGCCCCACCGTGGGCTTGTAGCCGTTGACGAGTTGCAGCTCGTTAACGGCTTTTAATTACCCAATCCCAAGGGGTCAACGCTACTTCTTCCGGTGGCGATGATGCCAATCCAGAAAGAAGCGAGCAACAGCAACAAGAGCGACCAACAAAGCCGCAATAGCTTGAAGCCATTCCATACGCCTCACCCCCTTTGCCGTAAGACTCGGCCCAGGCGGTGAGGCTTATCCGTTCTCTCTTGCCTATGAATATCTTACCATGTCGTGAGCAGGAGGACTAGAATATGATTTCGTTAAAATCAGAAAATAGAGGCGATGATCCCAGTCCTTTTTGGTTGGTTCTTTTCTAATCGGTAAGATCTTTGAGTGCTTGTGTTAAGTAGTGCATGGTTTCCATTTTCCCTTGTGAGTCTTGATTGTCATAAGTAAGTTGTTCAATCAATTCCCATATGTCTTCCAATTTCCGTCTCCCCTGATAGAAGCCCAGAGCATCAGGATTGATGACAAAATTCTGATGGACCTTTCGGTAGACCCTTAAAAATGAGTCATAGTATGGCTTGTCAACCAGAAACATCATATCCGCTTCCACAGGTGCCAACGTAAGCCCTTCCCAGTCAATCAAAATCAGCTGTTGTTTGGATTGCATCAGATTCCAATTGTGAAGGTCGGTATGGCACAAGGCCATTTTTAAATGACTGTTTTTCAAACGCATCGCTTGCTCTTCCACGGTTTCAATCAGATCATCGATGTGTTCAATATGAGGCTTTATCAATTTTCTTACCTCAGTTGGAATACTTGTTTGCTGTTTATACAATATGTTCCATAGTTGCTGCAAAAACGAAACATCAAAATCCTCTTTGATCGCCTTTGTTTCTACGGGGATTTCTTCTCTGTATAAATGAAGTTCTGCTATGATTTCTGATAGTTGGGCGACTTGTTCTTCGGTTAAGTTTCGGTTACCGATTGTCATTCCGTCTATGTATTTATAAAGAAGATAAATTCCACGATCATCTTCACACTTGTATTCACTGGTATTGGTTAGTACCGGCACAGGCATTTTACCTTTTAATTTCGTATGATGGAGGAGCCAAACCATGATAGGTCCATATTGATCGATAAGATCCGTCCATTTTGGGGTGGAAGCCCTGCTTGTTTCATAAACCTTTAAGAAGTACGCATGTTTGTTGTTAGACACTTTATATGCCAGTGCTGACCAACCACCTTGCTGAGGTGAAACCTTCGTAATATCGATATTATAATGTTTCTTCAACATGGTTTTTATCTCGTTCATAAGGTATGCCTCCAAAAAGGTGTTATGTTCTCCAGGTGTCCGGTTTTTATCGGAACTTGCGTTATCTTTTTATACTCCCCTTTTGACTTTGATATCCACCTGGATCATGCAACTGAGGTCGACGGCAATTTGGTTATTTGAAACTTGATTGTGTCCCCTTGGCTGATCCATAATAACGCTTTCTGGTTTTTTCTGTACCCCTTCGTGAATGGGCGGTATATCAAACTGTATATTCCGACAAATAGTGTTCCGTCGGCAAGCTTCAAACGAGACTGAAGCATGGGTCAAATATCCTTTCTTAGTTTCCATACCTGTCTGGATTG is part of the Kroppenstedtia pulmonis genome and harbors:
- a CDS encoding DNA cytosine methyltransferase yields the protein MSKFSVVSLFSGAGGLDIGLHQAGFKTVYANDINADACKTFKMWNPEAIVHCEDVTKLEADMIPRADIVTGGFPCQGFSLAGPRKIDDSRNVLYREFVRIVEEKQPYAFIGENVKGLLTLGEGKILEAIIKDFKDKGYNLYYQLLNAADYMVPQDRFRVILIGIRKDIDQGYTFPLPTGRITMREAIEHLPEPDPEDVCQAPFSSRYMSRNRKRNWDEISYTIPAMAKQVTLHPSSPDMIKIDRDLWEFGKGKTRRLSWQEASLIQTFPEGIEFAGNLTSKYQQIGNAVPCELARVIGNSLHNALTKALHKQKEKVAM
- a CDS encoding HaeIII family restriction endonuclease, yielding MASGSQTKNGKAVEYAFLLSFKRNLEAKQKVSVLSSRQLDTAASFYHSFPKTDQDEMDIAADAGVKTIIRLEPKLITGQQPLTLTIQHDSKGQEGDVRDVVAIRSAEGWDVGVSCKNNHNAVKHSRLSATIDVGKSWFGFSSSQDYFDTVIPLYSELAEMKEKKLKWNQVENKVDRYYYPALQALIDELNRLDKTHPGEIPKRLLSYLLGRNDFYKAILQRRSQYTEIQGFNLYGTLNQTAENIKPQLKMPKLKLPNKFYDIHFIEGSKNKILIVMDNGWMIRMRIHNASSKVEKSLKLDVRLEGLPPTLYHHVESW
- a CDS encoding aminoglycoside phosphotransferase family protein; the encoded protein is MNEIKTMLKKHYNIDITKVSPQQGGWSALAYKVSNNKHAYFLKVYETSRASTPKWTDLIDQYGPIMVWLLHHTKLKGKMPVPVLTNTSEYKCEDDRGIYLLYKYIDGMTIGNRNLTEEQVAQLSEIIAELHLYREEIPVETKAIKEDFDVSFLQQLWNILYKQQTSIPTEVRKLIKPHIEHIDDLIETVEEQAMRLKNSHLKMALCHTDLHNWNLMQSKQQLILIDWEGLTLAPVEADMMFLVDKPYYDSFLRVYRKVHQNFVINPDALGFYQGRRKLEDIWELIEQLTYDNQDSQGKMETMHYLTQALKDLTD